CCGGCAACTTCAGCTGCGGAGCTGATAAAAAGGTTGCAGGAATTTCAACAGGGAGAGGTATTTTCGTCCTCATTCTCAAAACAGCCCAGCCGTTCGCTCCGTCTGCCTCCCacgccgccgcccccccggcaaGGCCCAAGGCTGGAAACTTTCTGCCTGAAAGGTAACTTCTGGCGAGTTCTGGAGAACAAGGGGCGGCTGGGGCAGAAATCCCTCGGAAGCCCTCAGTTGTGCTACGGAGGGGACGCTGCAGCTTGGGAGCCGCCGGGGATCCTCTGGCTCCGCTCAGCTTTCGGCGCTCGCCTTTTTAAGAACTGCCGTGCTCCCAGAAGACGGCACGCAGCTCGTGGTCCCGGCGCTCGGGGCGCGCTCCGGCAGCCTCTTACCGTCGCCGTCTCACGCCGCACAGGCCTTGCACACCTTGCCCCCTGCCGCCGCGGGCCAGCCGGCCGTAATCACTTCCCGCTCCAAGAAGCCGCCGGCCGCTGGCTCTGTCGAAGCCCTTTTGTGTCCCGTGCCCCAAACCCTCCGGATGAACCTTTCCGCGCTGCTTCCTGCTGCGTGCGCCCAGGCTCGCGCTGTTCTCTCGCCGCCGCTCCGCTCCTGCGCTCCCAAAGCTCCCCGGGGCTTCACCGAGCCCCTGCCGCATCCGTCCCGGCTcccccgcagccccgtgcccggcCCCTGGCCGTACATCCCGCCGGCGGCTGCCCGGCGCCCGAGCCTCGCGGGCAGGACGGGCGGCACGGGGCCGGCTCAGAAGCGAGGCAGCGGCGGAGTTGTGCCGTCCGGCGCTCCCACCTGCTCGCCGCTCCTCCGGCGGGACGTTACGGCCTTCCCTGccacgccgccgccgccgctctgCGGGCGTCGCGTTTGCTTcctctcagctccttccccctgccGTGCGGGGTCAGCGCCGTAAACCGAGTTCCCCCCTTGCCTCCTGCTCCGCGTGCTCCCGAACTCCGGCCCGGCGCCCTCCGGgccctttccttctccccacctTCCGCGcccagccccccagccctcccgTTCCGCGGCCGGGGGGTTCCCTCCGGGAGCCTACCGGGAAGCACCCGCCGGGCTCCGGGGAACGTTTGGGTGCCGGGGGCAGGGGCCCCGCTGCCCAGCTCACCTCCCGGTGCCGTCCCCGCCCCCGGTTCCCCCGGGGAGCCCCTCACCTGGTTGAACTCCTCGTCGGCGTAGATGTCGATCAGGTCCACTCCCTCGGACATAGTTCCCgacggggccgggaccggggcgggaccgggaccgggacgaGCAGCAGCAGACCAAGGGGGGCACtgcgggggagggggggggggggggcggctgtCAGTGCCGgtcccccccggtgcccccccggttccccaaacccccccccacGTCTGGACACCGACCCCCGGTCCCCACCCCCCAAACCCAGCCTCCGCCGGCCCCCCCGCCcggtgccgccccccccccgcgcggTACCGCCCCCCCGTCCCGGTGCCGCCCCCCCCTGCCCGGTaccgccccccccccgtcccggTACCgcccccccggtcccggccTGGCCCCGGACCCGGGAGCAAGGGGAGGGGGCGCagtccctcctccccccccctccccgcccctcccggTGCCGCCCGCAGGCCCCGCGCGCGCCGCCCGCGCTCACCGCCACCGCCAGCGCCGCCGCGCCTCGCCCCGCCCCTTCCGGCCtccgcccgccgcgccccgccccttCCGGCCTCCGCCCCGGTCTTACCATAGAgtcgggggggggctgcaggcgcAGAGCGGCcctgtggggggggggagggggtggaggTGTCATGGCGGCGGGCAGGgtgagaggggagagggggtgggagggaatggggggctggagaggggcgaattgggggctggggggggaaaaGGGGCACGGTGTGGGGAATGGGGGCCTGGGGGGCCTCCGGGGGGGGGGTTAGGGGGCTGGGCGGGGAGTGGGGAGCCgttgggggggtggggattGGGGGCtgggggtttggggctggggggtttgggggggggagctgcATGTGGGGTAAGGGATGGGGGCCTGGGGGAgcctgggggggtggggtggggattAGGGGCAGTGGGGCTTGGTGGGACGctgtgtgtggggtgggggATTGGGGcctggggtggggtggggtggggtggggattAGGGCCGGCGGGGCTCGGTGCGGGGGGGTATTGGGGCCTGGGGCTGCGTTAAGGTCGGTGCCTGACgcccccggtgctgccccggcccctctcACAGCTCTGCTCGCTGCCCCGATGGGCCCTGCGCCGGCCCGTGCCGCTGTGCGCCCAGCGCGGATACCGCGGGGACTCGCCGAGCGACTTGGGGAAGGACATGCTGGAGATCCCCCTGCCCCCCTGGCAGGAGCGCCCCGACGAGCCGCTGCCCACCAAGAGGGCCCGGCTGCTGTACGAGAGCAGGAAGAGGGGCATGCTGGAGAACTGCATCCTGCTCAGGTGAGGCAAGGGCTGCCCGGCCCCTCCGGCACCCTGGGCGCGCTTcgggcagggacggggcatGCTTCACGGGAGACGCGatagcagccctgcagaggtaAGGGCCGTCAGGAGGTGAGCGTAGCTGCCGCGCAGCTCAGCTCGCTACTACGTCACAGGTCCTTAATTAGCAAGGAAGAGCTCTGGGCGTTGCAGGAATCAGCTTGATGGGGCAGGGCACGGTCAGAATCCAAGCCCTGAGGAGATGTCGTgttgcttggggggggggaggtggcaGGCATCTGAGGATCTGCACTGAGCTGTCAGATAAATCACCGCTTGCGTAGGTTTAGGGTGCAGTGGTCGGTGcggctgctggcaggacagtgcCAGAGGCAGCACATGAGAGGTCTGGAGGAAGCTCCTAGCTGGTGGCTGAGCCAAAAATCCTTTGGGAGGACTTTTGGGGCCTCCTGGGCTTCTCCTGTGGTAGGTAACAAAGCGTAGCCCGAGGCGtaaggcaggaggcagcacacACCAGCTCCTCCCGGTCCTCTGGTGCCACATAGAGAGCCAGGCATCAGCCactgtgccagccctgctcttcctccagcaCCCCGCACTCATCCTCGCGCTTCCCCCTTCCAGCCTCTTTGCAAAGGAGAACCTGAACCGCATGAGTGAACGGCAGCTGAACCTCTACGACCGGCTCATCAATGAGCCCAGCAACGACTGGGACATTTACTACTGGGCCACAGGTACGTGTGGCCACCGAGGTGGCACCGCACcgggctgcgggagctgggcTTGGTGTGCTGGGCGTGTTGGGACTGCGTGGGGCCGCTCTCCTCACGCGGTCCCTTCTTGTTTTCACCGCAGAAGCGAAGCCCACGCCAGCCGTGTTTGAGAACGAGGTGATGGCCATGCTGAGGGAGTTTGTCAAGAACAAGAagagggagcagaggctgcGGCAGCCGGACCTGGAGTACCTCTTCGAGCCCCCACGCTGACCGGCGGCTGTCGTTTCCCTCCCCGTCcgctggagcagaggaggggcaCCGGGGGCCCTGCAGAAACACCAGCGCTGccgccctccctgctgccctcctcctctGGCAGTGGCTCCCGTGGACTCTCAGGGCTTGATGAATAAAGCTGTGGCTGCTAGCCCTGGCGCTCGCCTTGCCTGGctgcccctcctgctgcacgcCGGGCTCTGCTCTTGGGCGGAGGTGGCGGCTGCCCCCATCTCGTGTCCGTTCCTTCCAAACCCAATTTTCAGGGAGCTCCGGGAGGTGGCCCCACGCGTGGGCAAGGTGGGGCTCCTCGCCCTGGCAGCGAGTGCAGGTTCATGGCATGCGCtgagctgggggctggctggTCCCCGGTAAGCGGTGTCCTGCTGACCCTCGGCCACCCAGGCACCCCTGGTGCTCCTCAACCCGACACGGGGCACCGGGGAGCCCGCGGTGCCATCCCGCCTGGTCCCCAGCGCCCTCCGCAGGGTGTCCCAGCCGGGCTGgtgtccccaggcagcagggacagtcCCTGTGCGGCCGCCGTCACCGCGCGTCACCGTGCCGGTTACCTGGAGACGACACGGCGCCCCCGGCATCCGCTTCCGCGGTGACGTCCTGCAGCCACCCCTGCCTCCAGGTCCTTGTGGCGGCACCGGGGGGACACcgggcagcccagcagcacgcCGTCCACCCGTCCGTTTGTCTGTCCCCGCGCTAAGCTGCGGTCCCTGCCCTGGGGCTCACCTGCCGTGGGGCCGGGCACTGTCTGTGCAAAGCCACGTgcaggggacagcggggacCTCATGGACTTCCACGCCACGACCTACGTGGTGGCTTACGGTAGGGGCGCAGGGCAGCCCTgacctccccccctcccccccccccagaactGCAGGGGCCTGGCTGAGCCCCCCTCTGTCACCCAGGTCACCCCGGTTTCCGTCCCTACCTCGGCCACCACGTGGGCGCTGGCTTCGTCTCCAACACCCCCTCCGATGCCGCCGGCCTCGTCCGCCCGCGCAGCGCCGCAGGGGGGTGCGTGCCCCCACTgcggggcagggatgggggggCACCTTTTGGGGGTCCCCCTGGTCATGGCCGTGCTGGCCTCTCGCCGCAGCCACTTCCGGGACACCGCCGCGTCCACCACCGCCGAACAcctccagcccctcctgctccccgACGGCCGGAGCCTGCTGCCGCAGCACGTCCACCAGCCGGGCAGCGGCTACGGCCGCCAGCAGCCCCTTCCTCACCTCCGTGCTGGGGCGGTGAGCCCCCCGCCCGCCTCCGGGGAGCACGGCTCCGATCCCGCCCAGACTGGTACagtttttggggggggcagcTCCAAGCCTGGAAGGGTTTGGGGGTCCCAGAAGCCCTCTGCCCCGTGCCACCCCCAAAAGCAGGGGGACGCCCTGGGCCGTGTGAGCGCtggggcggcggggctgagccccccacccccatctCCCCCCCGCAGACGTCCTGCAGAGGACGACCGTCGGCGCCAAGGAGGAGACGGGCTTCACCAGGGCCACCCCGAGGAGCGGCACCATCCTGCCACCCACGCTGGGCCAACCCgtgagcccccagccccccggagcccctcttccccctcccaaCGCCCGACACGTTTTTCTCTCCCGCGGCTCGGGGCCAGCACCACCACGGCGGGCTACCTGCCCCCTGCTCACGGCACGGTAAGAGGGACGGGGCGGCGGGGTGACCCCCGCCTGGGGACCCCCGTGTCCCATCCCTCCCCGGCAGGGCGCTCCCGGTGCTGGCGCGGGGCTCCGACAGAGGCAGCGGCTTCAGCCGGGAGGCCCCGGGCCTCCTGAGCGTGTCGGTGAGTGGctcccgtccccgtccccgtcccgcgtgcccccccccggcctcaCCCGCTGTCCCCACGCAGGcctcgccccgccgcccccccgtGCCGCTCGTCtcccgggggctgcaggccccccgcccggcccagGCCCGCCTGCGGGGCCGGCAGAGCACCGGCAGGATGGCGGGTGCGTGCCCCCGacccccccgtgcccccggTCCCACGGGGCTGGGCACCCACCCCTcgattcccccccccccccccaggagccgTCGGGGTTCACCACTAACCACGGCCgggccgcgccccccccccgtgggCCCCGTGCCCCGCAGCACCGAGTGAGTGTGACCGGGCCAGGGGGGGCGGATAACGGCCGGGGGGGCCCAGCCGTGACCCCTCGCCCCTCGGTTTCGCAGCGGAGCCCGGGCCCAGCTGCACGGCGCGGCCCTTGGGGGGGGCGTCCAGGCCCAGCGGCTTCGGCACCGACAAACTCcgcacggggctggggggcggcggcggcgcccgcTTCTtggcgccccccccccccccccataaaaAGGCTGCGGAAGGGGGATTAAAGGCGCGGGTCCCGCGGGGGGCGTGGTCCCGGCTCTGGGGGGCGTGGTCACGATCAAGGGGGCGTGGCCTGAGCATGGGTGGGGGCGTGGTCCCAGGTTGTGGGGGCGTGGTCTGAGCGTGGAGGGGGCGTGGTTTCTGAGTCGGGGCGGGGCCTGAGTACGGAGGGGCGTGGTCCCGATCAGCGGGGGGGGCGTGGTCCCAGTTTCAGGGGTGTGGTCCCGGTTGAGGGGGGCGTGGCCTGAATACGAAGGGGGCGCGGTCCCAGTCTCGGGGATGTGGTCTGAGCGTGGAGGGGGCGTGGTCCCGGGTTCCCGGGGGGCGTGGTCCCGATCAAGGGGGCGTGGTCCCGACCAGCGGGGTGCGTGGTCCCGGGGTCGGGGGCGTGGTCCCGGTCTCGGGGGCGTGGCCTGACCGCGGAGGGGGCGTGGCCCCGCGCCTCCCcgcgcctccccgccgcccgcggcGTGCCGGGCTGCCGCGGCGCCGTGCGGGCCGGGGGCGATGGGCAGCGGCGGCTCGGCGCGGCCGGCGTCGGCCGAGGGCCCCGGGGGCGCGGAGCAGCGGCTGGAGGTGCGCGGCGGGCGGCTGCCGGCGGCGCTGTGGGCGCAGCGCGGGCTCATCAAGCTGTACCTgagcggcgcggggctgcgggagctgccGGCCGAGCTGGCGGCGCTGCGGCACCTCCGCACGCTGGCCCTGGACGGCAACGAGCTGCTGGAGGTGCCCGAGGCGCTGTGCCGCCTGCCGCGCCTGGCGCACCTCTACCTGGGCCGCAAcgggctgcgggggctgccgcCCGCCTTCGCCCGCCTGCAGAGCCTGCGCTGCCTCTGGCTGGAGGGCAACGCCGTGGCACGCTTCCCCCGCGCCCTGCTGCGCCTGCCCGGCCTGcgcagcctgcagctgggcgACAACCGCCTGGCGCGCCTGCCCGCCGCACTGCCCCGCATGGCCGGCCTGCGCGGGCTCTGGCTCTACGGCAACCGCTTCGAGGAGTtccccccggccctgctgcgCATGGGCCAGCTCCGCGTCCTCGACCTGGACCGCAACCGCATCGCCCGCTTCCCCGACCTGGCCGGCCTGGCCGGCCTGCGCCTGCTCTCCTACGACCACAACCCCGTGCGGCAGCCGCCCCGCGTGGCCGACGCCGTGCGGCTGGTGGGCGACGGGGCGCAGGAGTTCATGGAGGCGCGGGAGGAGCGCCTGCAGGGCCTCCGGCGCCAGGAcgagaaggagaaggaggaggaggaggaggaaggtgctgAGGCCTCCCCGGCGGCCCCCAGGGACGGCTCCCCGCTGCTGGGGGACGAGGAGGGCGGCGTCGCGGCCCTGCCGGTCTCCCCGGGGGAGACGTGAGGCGCTGCGCCGCAGCCGGACACCCCCTCGATGTGCTGCAAAGGGATGGGGAGCCTCTGCGGGGCTGCCAAGGACCAGCGTCTCCCGCCTAGGGCAGGCAGAACGGGAAGCCTGCGACCTCTGCACAAGGGAAAACAGTCCACAGTTTGCTGGGACTGCAAAGAGCCGCCACCTGGACCCACGGGGCTCGCAGCTTGCCATCAGCATCCACAAGTCCACCCTAGAGCGCCCTGCGTAAGCATGGGGCTCGAGCATCGGACAAGGGAAACCTCCCTCTGCCTGACGGGTGGCCCTGCAGACCCCGCTCACCCACGGGACAGGCAGCCAGGCGTCCCTGAGAAGCCAGTGTCCCAGGAGCACGGCTCTGGGGACTTTCCTACAACGAGCTGCAGGTGCCCCACCGCCTCCATGGGTGCCTTTTGCTCCTGGTTCCACGGGGcaagacagaaagaagcaacGCTGTTTGCATCTTTGCGTGCAGACCCCGTTGCCCTGAAGAGCGTCAAGGTTTGAGACAAACGCACAAACCTcttctgcacccagagacccCCCACCCTGCCACTTCCAGGCTTGGAAAGATGGAAAGCCTCGCCTGTGCGCCTACTCTCAAGCCTGCGAAGGGGTTTGCCTGTCTGCAGTGGGAAGAGGAGTCCCATGCCCTGCCCAGAATCAGGCTCTGGAGACAGGGCTGCAGGCTCACtgtccctcttcccctcctcgAGCCCCATTTGTACCAAACTCTGGCAATAAAAAGCACAAACCCAGCAAATCTGGTGTGGAAAGGCTTTGGGTTCGTCTCTCAGGCGGCTGCAACAGGGAAGGGGGAGGTATTTGGGAAGGGGGTTGAACGCAGCCTGTCAATGCTTCGCAGCAGGACCagcttatttgtattttttgggCTGGATGCGGTCCCGTTCCCTCTGCCCACCCCCGAGCCCTCCTGGCGCACCCCGTGCCACCTCTGAGGTCTCGGCTCACCGGAGGGCACAGACCGCGCATCCGCTTTTAATTGTGAGGGGTTGGGCAGGGCGGCCGGCGGCCAAGCCCGCGTGCCCACCACATCCTCTGCCTTCTTCGgggctttttccttctctttgcagaaACCACGGGCTGTTTGCAATGCCATTAAGAAGCTGCTTTCCTttgagcagggctgtgccaccGCCGCAGGATGAGGGGTGCAGGCAGCCGGGGGTGCCGCCAGCCTCTCCCCGCAGCAGGGACGAGATCCACGGACAGGGTGACACTGAAATGGCACGGAAGGCAATGCTTGCAGAGGGGGTTCCTGCCTCTCCAGTGCCTATTCCCACCCTGGATCCCAATTCCCAGCTTGGGTGTGGGATTTGTGCCTGTCCCGGGATGGGGCTGGTGTCTGGGACCTGCCGCGGGCGGCAGAAACCCCACATGTTTCTGCTACGCACGAGCCTTTGGGGCTGCTGGCATCTTCGGGAGGCGTGTGTGCAGTGCATCATCCATACGTCTGCCTCTATATATATCCCTGCCTCCTCGCAGCTCCCCGCGCACAACGCCGCGTGTCCTCGCCGCAGCTGGGAGCATGCTGCTATTTCCATCTGCTCCTGCTGACTGCGGGCACAAAGGTGCAGGCACCGGGAGCGCTGCGGCGAGGACGGGCTCCACATGACGGGAGCACCGGGACCGAGCGCGTCACCCGCTCTCCTCCTTCAAAAGACCCCAGTCGCGAGGAGAACCAGGCTCCGGCGTccgcccccccagcaccccggccTCATCCAGCACCACGCTGCCCCGAGCACATcgccccctgccagccccgcgTCTGGAGTTTCCTTTACTTATTCAAGACCAGCGCCCGCTCAATTATTTATCACAGCAACTCGAGCCTTTGTGGTGCTGCTGGCGCCCCGGGCTCGCAGGCAGCCTGTGTACCCCCCGCTTTGGGGACAGGCGCCCTGGCGGGATGGCCCTGGGCACGGTGGTGTTGTACCCGGTGGGTACAAagccccccggggacccccagccccgcccccccccccccccaacccacaCCCGCTGCTGGCACAGCCACCGGGGGACCACGGGGCtggcccccccagcccagagACGAGGCACGCTGGCAGTTCTGACTGTCCTTTATTACtgagagcaggggctgcctcCAGAAAACGAGGGGCCCCGCTACCCAAAAATAGGATTCTGCAAAGAGGCGCCCCTGCCTCcgccggggccgtgccccccccctccgcccccgcCTCCTGGGATCACCCAGTGCGCCCCATCCACAGCACACCCGCTCGCCGGCCGCTCTGggcttcacctttttttttttcttttttcatttttttcattttttttttcatttttttcttttttttt
The genomic region above belongs to Cygnus olor isolate bCygOlo1 chromosome 5, bCygOlo1.pri.v2, whole genome shotgun sequence and contains:
- the LRRC10B gene encoding leucine-rich repeat-containing protein 10B; the protein is MGSGGSARPASAEGPGGAEQRLEVRGGRLPAALWAQRGLIKLYLSGAGLRELPAELAALRHLRTLALDGNELLEVPEALCRLPRLAHLYLGRNGLRGLPPAFARLQSLRCLWLEGNAVARFPRALLRLPGLRSLQLGDNRLARLPAALPRMAGLRGLWLYGNRFEEFPPALLRMGQLRVLDLDRNRIARFPDLAGLAGLRLLSYDHNPVRQPPRVADAVRLVGDGAQEFMEAREERLQGLRRQDEKEKEEEEEEGAEASPAAPRDGSPLLGDEEGGVAALPVSPGET
- the SDHAF2 gene encoding succinate dehydrogenase assembly factor 2, mitochondrial; translated protein: MAAGRLCSLPRWALRRPVPLCAQRGYRGDSPSDLGKDMLEIPLPPWQERPDEPLPTKRARLLYESRKRGMLENCILLSLFAKENLNRMSERQLNLYDRLINEPSNDWDIYYWATEAKPTPAVFENEVMAMLREFVKNKKREQRLRQPDLEYLFEPPR
- the PPP1R32 gene encoding protein phosphatase 1 regulatory subunit 32 isoform X2, encoding MDFHATTYVVAYGHPGFRPYLGHHVGAGFVSNTPSDAAGLVRPRSAAGGHFRDTAASTTAEHLQPLLLPDGRSLLPQHVHQPGSGYGRQQPLPHLRAGAVSPPPASGEHGSDPAQTDVLQRTTVGAKEETGFTRATPRSGTILPPTLGQPVSPQPPGAPLPPPNARHVFLSRGSGPAPPRRATCPLLTAR
- the PPP1R32 gene encoding protein phosphatase 1 regulatory subunit 32 isoform X1, coding for MDFHATTYVVAYGHPGFRPYLGHHVGAGFVSNTPSDAAGLVRPRSAAGGHFRDTAASTTAEHLQPLLLPDGRSLLPQHVHQPGSGYGRQQPLPHLRAGAVSPPPASGEHGSDPAQTGTVFGGGSSKPGRVWGSQKPSAPCHPQKQGDALGRVSAGAAGLSPPPPSPPRRRPAEDDRRRQGGDGLHQGHPEERHHPATHAGPTREPPAPRSPSSPSQRPTRFSLPRLGASTTTAGYLPPAHGTVRGTGRRGDPRLGTPVSHPSPAGRSRCWRGAPTEAAASAGRPRAS